One Drosophila subobscura isolate 14011-0131.10 chromosome U, UCBerk_Dsub_1.0, whole genome shotgun sequence DNA window includes the following coding sequences:
- the LOC117901547 gene encoding UPF0518 protein GL19323 isoform X3, with protein MSWLRSSPLRQSGNGGGGGVSTGHSSAGSLRQRPIDAATDCDPRACYDSFCKHWQQAYDIIQHYAPPSHDDVLGVVSHLDYMVTLLLVELHHCNKVSLPSTDASAPAAPCLEYLLSENLLDKLYEWACTTGRYANAVRLEQLKLYELLVSHSRHQLLCHEPFLRPLLKILASSQGEIFPPDLEKRLVILLNQLCVVLMQNVHLLDLFFFSAQTQVQEQIQNGNVPPPKSGTTTNFIIFSLLIPYVHREGSLGHQARDALLLCMALSQKNSNIGTYIAQYSSICPLLVTGLGGLYSRLPNSIEISSIDWHRITPDDVTEIPELTLFMNALEFCNAVVQVAHEMIKQQLLDFMYQGFIVPVLGPAVLQTLKGKHFQTNIDSQISAMSYLDLILRSITEPGLLRAFVKFLLDTEKFDGERILDSLVERLNSPDANLCMVTMALFDTLLGLHCEDLMLELLLKFMLPGKHVPISHRHKINKIDPYLNSSDFFLELSPDVLKRARDLARPKSFHEPQPLSGAAAEQPVAWPSLPSPAMSKTIGANWNYYGLHTGDSLYANLQAYLFEAHWRIAQCQRDCLKWANSYRYQKWPRHGQARVHAHALELVRQFFSEFGGGPPAIASESAGEKQLDSLQSIGESSGYESFKWRPADEESDATDLTTTTTATTASEADLEHNSSSISSGRRAESWRISHNNRNELLLTDLDFSEDLFAQGTVSLGPFLNAIWGKLQTFTSNSLYVNLHLTGLITRLAWYPLPLIHSLLLRSDIAITSDTPSFHQVLRILKQQIDAELPVTEDSLEIIDVARSSLIDREFRLVNARKGNENSPLHHHHHQQQPQATPSLQQQQQQGQQRSAYATLSAATPVQATPSSAYDPFKRSDNKRKSISKSISSMFSRRSTPNPPPSAGAASTLVGNNNNNNSGSGGQAQAYPGPGTCETSLSTHPQSGAARAAGSATPASGNNSSNSNVSIGGSTQTLSAHSNTTTHSSSTLHGLDGGPQTGSFNSEPASLDSVASMGIIASTSGTERTRDVALCAVLLDEWLKELAAIAQEQSVVLVTEQLL; from the exons ATGAGCTGGCTGCGGTCTAGTCCGCTGCGTCAGAGTGGCAAcgggggcggtggcggtgtctCAACGGGCCACTCATCCGCGGGCAGCCTGCGACAGAGGCCCATCGATGCAGCCACCGACTGTGATCCGCGCGCCTGCTACGACAGCTTCTGCAAGCACTGGCAGCAGGCCTACGACATTATCCAGCACTATGCGCCGCCCAGCCATGACGATGTACTGGGAGTGGTTTCGCATCTGGACTATATGgtcacgctgctgctggtggagctgcATCATTGCAACAAAGTGTCTTTACCCTCGACGGACGCGAGTGCGCCCGCAGCCCCCTGTCTGGAGTACCTGCTCAGCGAGAATCTGTTGGACAAGCTGTACGAGTGGGCCTGCACAACGGGCCGCTACGCGAATGCGGTGAGActggagcagctgaagctgtacGAGCTGCTCGTCAGTCATTCGCGGCATCAGCTGCTCTGCCACGAGCCCTTCCTGAGGCCACTGCTCAAGATACTGGCCTCCAGTCAGGGTGAGATCTTTCCGCCCGATCTGGAGAAGCGACTGGTCATCTTGCTGAACCAGCTGTGCGTAGTACTGATGCAGAATGTCCATCTGCTGGATCTGTTCTTCTTTTCCGCGCAGACGCAAGTACAggaacaaatacaaaatggcAATGTGCCGCCCCCCAAAagtggcaccaccaccaa TTTCATCATTTTCTCGCTGCTCATCCCTTATGTGCATCGAGAGGGTAGTCTCGGCCATCAGGCACGCGATGCTCTGCTCCTTTGCATGGCGCTCTCACAGAAGAACTCTAATATTGGCACCTACATAGCACAATACTCATCCATCTGCCCGCTGCTGGTGACCGGACTGGGCGGTCTCTATTCCCGGCTGCCCAACAGCATTGAGATCAGTTCAATCGATTGGCATCGCATAACGCCGGATGATGTGACGGAGATACCAGAGCTCACATTGTTCATGAATGCCCTCGAATTCTGCAATGCTGTGGTACAGGTGGCCCACGAGATGATcaagcaacagctgctggactTCATGTACCAGGGATTCATTGTGCCCGTGCTGGGGCCAGCCGTTCTACAA ACACTGaagggcaaacattttcagacGAACATCGACTCACAAATCTCAGCCATGTCGTATCTGGATCTAATACTGCGCTCCATCACGGAGCCCGGTCTGCTGCGTGCCTTTGTCAAATTCCTGCTGGACACGGAGAAGTTCGATGGCGAACGTATACTTGATTCGTTGGTCGAGCGCCTCAACTCCCCAGATGCCAATCTTTGTATGGTGACGATGGCCTTGTTTGATACGCTGCTGGGCCTCCACTGCGAGGATCTCATGCTGGAACTTTTGCTCAAATTCATGCTGCCGGGCAAGCATGTTCCTATCTCGCATCGTCACAAGATCAACAAGATCGATCCGTATCTGAATAGCAGTGATTTCTTTCTGGAACTCTCACCGGACGTCTTGAAGCGTGCCCGGGACCTGGCCAGGCCGAAGAGTTTCCACGAGCCGCAGCCACTGTCTGGGGCAGCTGCTGAGCAGCCAGTGGCATGGCCCAGCCTGCCCTCGCCAGCCATGAGCAAGACAATTGGAGCCAACTGGAACTACTATGGCCTCCACACCGGCGACAGTTTGTATGCCAACCTGCAGGCGTATCTGTTCGAGGCGCACTGGCGCATAGCCCAGTGCCAGCGGGATTGTCTAAAGTGGGCGAACAGCTATCGGTATCAGAAATGGCCTCGCCACGGACAGGCACGTGTCCATGCGCATGCCCTGGAGCTGGTCAGGCAGTTCTTCAGCGAGTTTGGCGGTGGCCCACCCGCCATAGCCAGTGAATCGGCGGGGGAGAAACAGCTGGACAGCCTGCAGTCGATTGGCGAGTCCAGTGGCTATGAATCATTCAAGTGGCGGCCTGCCGATGAGGAGAGCGATGCCACTGACCTCACtacgacaacaacagcgactACAGCCAGCGAGGCGGATCTTGAGCacaatagcagcagcatcagcagcggacGACGGGCAGAATCTTGGCGTATCTCGCACAACAATCGCAACGAGCTGCTGCTTACAGATTTGGATTTCTCAGAGGATTTGTTTGCGCAGGGCACCGTAAGCTTAG GTCCCTTTCTCAATGCCATTTGGGGAAAACTGCAAACCTTTACCAGCAACTCTTTGTATGTGAATTTACACCTGACTGGGCTGATTACACGCCTGGCCTGGTACCCGCTGCCGCTGAtacactcgctgctgctgcgttctGACATAGCCATCACCTCGGACACGCCCTCGTTCCATCAGGTGTTGCGCATTTTGAAGCAACAGATCGATGCCGAGCTGCCAGTGACCGAGGATTCGCTGGAGATAATCGATGTGGCACGCTCGTCGCTGATTGATCGCGAATTTCGTCTGGTGAATGCCCGCAAGGGTAACGAGAACTCTCccctgcatcatcatcatcatcagcagcagccacaagcgACGCCTTccctgcagcaacagcagcagcaaggccaACAACGTTCCGCCTATGCGACACTGTCGGCAGCCACACCTGTGCAGGCCACACCAAGCAGCGCCTACGATCCGTTCAAGCGGAGTGATAACAAACGGAAGAGCATCAGCAAATCCATTAGCAGCATGTTCAGCAGAAGATCCACACCAAATCCCCCTCCCTCTGCCG GAGCTGCCTCAACGCTGGTgggaaacaataacaacaacaactccgGATCTGGTGGCCAAGCGCAGGCATACCCTGGCCCCGGCACCTGTGAGACCAGCCTGAGCACGCACCCGCAATCGGgagcagcacgagcagcaggCTCAGCGACGCCAGCTAGtggaaacaacagcagcaacagcaacgtcaGCATTGGTGGATCGACGCAAACTCTCTCCGCCCACTCCAATACCACGACGCATTCGTCGAGCACATTGCATGGCCTCGATGGTGGTCCACAGACGGGCAGCTTCAACTCGGAGCCAGCTTCCCTCGATTCGGTGGCCTCCATGGGCATTATTGCCAGCACAAGCGGCACGGAGCGCACCCGGGACGTGGCTCTGTGTGCTGTCCTGCTGGATGAGTGGCTCAAAGAGTTGGCGGCTATTGCGCAGGAGCAGAGCGTTGTGCTGGTCACCGAACAACTGCTTTGA